The Arachis ipaensis cultivar K30076 chromosome B07, Araip1.1, whole genome shotgun sequence genomic interval GTTCTAAAAATTCAATTTGATCCAATCAACTTCTGACCATGAGTACTCCTAGTTAGATTATTAAGCCATGAAAGAgatgtgaaaataaaaaattaatcacagaagagagggaaagaaaaaaacaaaagaaaaaaaaatcctatGAGCAAGAGTACAAATGTAACTTCTCCACTCACCTAATAAGGTATATCTTTGTCAATGTGGTTTttatgaagagaagtgttagggGTCAACAGATtatgtgatttgtagtcatcaattagtcattaataatatttttaatggtatgaaaTTACATCTAATAGTGTAAAATTACTCAATTTCTTTTTTATGATtaagtgctggccagaatttaatagAAGTGTTGGCCCCTAAATTTTCTCTTTTACGAATCTTTGTCAAAGAGATGCTGCTTTTACACTTCACTGAAAAATTATATTCAGAAATTCCAACATATTTGGTATTGTACAATGAAGTTAATTAAGTTCTTCAAATGACCGTCACTTTCCAACACTTAGTTGGAATTGAACCATTGAAAGAGTTTGACATCTTAGGTAAAGATATGTTTACTATTATGGTTAAGGACTATATCTGCTATTTAGTTGTTCTTGCTTTGCTCAATTCAGACCTTGTTAATGCACCCATTTTATCCATGCCTCTGTTTCCATTAATGCTATATTTGTCCATTCTGCTTTGAATTTAAAGTCTTTGTCACATTAAAACTCCACACTCAGATTTTGAACACATAGTTTCATGTTTATTGTTTTGTTTCTTAAATACCTTTGCTCCCATCCCACTTTTTTTTATCCTTTACCTTTTATCCACTCCACCATATCCTTATTATTAGTCACCAACTTGATGTCCTCTTCTTTGATTTTCACTTCTTCCAGCAAGAATTGTAGCACTATGTCTATTTGTATACCACACTTATTAAACTTTCTTGTACCATCCTACACATATAGCACCTCAATTTTTCTTTACCCACGTCTAGATATCCTCCACAACATACTATTCATTAACCAGCTCTTTAATCTGTCTccaagctttttttttttcaatgaattaTTTTGCTCTCAAAGATAGTCATATTTCTACATCTCCACATTGATCATACAGTAGCAAAGTAAAGAATataccactttttttttttcatgatgtGAACTTGTACATTAGTAGGTATAATTAAAGATATCGGTATTTTCTATTTaatcaatattttaaaattagtttttaattttttaaattaaaaaataattaattttaattaacaaAACATACGATAATTTTTAAATCCGAAACATCATAAAAAATACTAATATGGTGTAATTTTATAAGgaccaataataatttttatagacTAATTGAGTTGTAAATCAATACAAATGTTGCACATACAGGCTATAGCATATCTCAGCTGGAATAGGCTACAAATCTGGCAGACAAGACAAAACAGAGACTCTAATGGTggcttttttattgaaataaataatcaaaaagCATTATTTCCCTAAATACGCATCCCTGAAAATTATTATCTAAATACGCAGCACCACCTCTTGATCACCAGCCACAAAATGGGTTTAGCCTCCATTTCATAAATGCCATCCACGAAATGAAACCAAGACTCACATGAGAAGCATTGACCACCATCTCAATTCTGTCACCCACGAAATGGAGAACTGCACATCATTGGAGGCAGCAGCGAAATGGCGACATCAAGGGCGGCGCATGCGAAATGGAGCATCGAAATGGCGACATCAAGGGCGGCGCATGCGAAATGGAGCATCCCGCTCCTGACATACTCGAGTTGGTGTAGTTCTACCATTACCGTAGCATATTATATCATTTTAGGAAAATGCTAATTGTAGAACAAAATTTAGTGTTTGGTCAgtctttaatattatttaattaaaacatATTCCTATTTTTTAGGATAcacatttataattaaaattaatttaaattttaaaaattaaaatttctctAACTTCCTACCTATTTcataattagttattattttctttttttacgtTTTTTCTTTCGTCTGTTCTGCTACAATATTCTAATTTGTATCTACAGAAAAAAAGAATTCAAAGTCAGtgcatttagaaaaaaaattaatcccTTACTTATTGTACCTTTGATAAAATGCAGGATCTGTTTTACGATTTTGTAGTGATGAATGATCGAATACAATTATTTATacaaactaaaatattttcaattgtaatttttttttaattgtaacacatctaaaattattaaattatacaaaaaatatttttaaaacacatccaaaatcataaatctaaaatttaaacttaaacattaaaaaataattgtaacacatctaaaattataaagttatacaaaaaatatttttgaaacacttccaaaatatagaaattacacaataaatttaaaatttcagttttaaatctgaaatagaaatttaaaatttaaattttaaatttcagttttatttagtttgtattttgaatgtgtattaattttaaaaagatagtaaatctattcataatttttagatgtgtttattttaatttttttaattattgtaataaaaggcTGAATATTGTGTCATTTTTAAAGGATACCTAGTTGAAAaaacatattattttttaaaaaaatatctatacGCGGGTTGCAGGATTGAGATGGTGGTCAACACTTCTTATATCAGTTTTGGCTCCATTTCGTGGGTGGCATATATGAAATAGAGACTAAATTCATTTCGTGGGTTGTGACCAAGAAATGGTAGTGCGTATTTAAGTAATAATTTTCAGAGGTGCGTATTTAGAGAAATaatgttttttgtttatttatttcaataaaaaagccCTCTAATGGTAGCGTTTTTGTGGTAGCGTTCATATCCAACCAATATAATCATCCTGGCCAGTAATCTCATGTTAAAATTGCATATATTTCTTTTTATCTCTGTTTTTATTTTGCAAATATTCActacttttatttttgtaatgtTTAATTTGGTAATGATCAAAGAACCTACTTGATTTACCATCTTAAGTAAATATTGTACTCGAATCTCCTAGAAATTAGTTGTGCATATCCAATTAGTTAAACCCAAACTGAAAATGATAGAAGGCCCTTTTGGGTGTACCATTAATAAATATTGTTTAGGCACAATAATAATCACACTAGAACATGATTAGTAACCATTATATATCACCCTCCAAAGGATCTAACATCAAAATTTTCCCACCTCACCCCAACAACAAAGTAATTGAACCATCACCATATTTTCATTTCATCACTAATGGCCATTACTAGTGCAAGTGATTCTTGTGCTACAAAGAATTTGAAgtattctctctctttctttttaatactaagttttttttttagtCTAAGACTTATATGTcttttttttattggttaaaaACTTAtgctataaatataaaattttagttaaaaatgTTATGTATCTTTATAAAAGATGTTCAAGAAcctatttattattttctttaaattaaatatttcttGTTATTCAATTCATATTGTAATTCCAATAAATATGTTGATGAACAAAGGTGAAAAAGAATGAAATTATTATTTACTTTATGTGTTTGCTAGACACTTCTTCTTGATGCAGCTTCTATAGCACCCTCAATCCTATTAATGCAAGATTTATAAACAAATCCAAGATAATCAACTATGCTATCCTCAGATGCATCTTCTAAAGGGTTTATCTCAAAAGACCAATTAATAAGAGTGGAATTATCCCTATATTCAATTAATCTTAGTGAATTAACAGATCCATCTAACCCTACATTGCATGCTTCCATTCTATAAACATAGTTATGTGTTGAAGAATCCATTGAAACCAATTTTTCCTTGATCCATGACCTATCTCCATCTTGTTGAGGAAACATGAAGCCAGAGACTAACCTAACATAGCCAGGTTCATCTTCATTTCCAGATAAGGTAGTGCATCTTTCTACCATTGGCATCCATTCTGATAATCTTTTGGTTTGAGACACTAAGCTCCAAACTTGTTCAATAGGTGCACAGATTATGGCACTAATTGAACCATGCCATTTGCCATTTCCAACATCATTATTATTGGCCTCCTGTGGaagtaattttttaaaatgatttagCTAATGCATAATAGTTAAGAGGGTACAAAACTACAAATAGAAAGTTATATCATTTCAATActttttttggtttaattactttgttggtccctatagtttcgtaaaatttttaattaggttcctatacttttttttcttttaattgggtccctataccatAAAACATATTAAAGTGAAAGGTAGGTGTCACCAGCCATATACAATTTTTTTATCTAAAGCTAAATGTCATTTTCACTTTTGAATATTGATACGCTATTTATTTCTGAAATAAACTACCACCAGTATGCATGCAGAATTGTATGGACTCAAATAATAATCTATGTTTAAAGTTTAACCAAGTTGGTCTATTATAGGGCCGAATTCTCCCAGAgtctaattattttaatcaaaaGAAATATTATTTAAGGAGAACAAATGTCAACTACTTAAGCCATCAATATTGGTTATAATAAAAGTTCCTTTTAATACTTACAAGAATTGGATATTATTTTCTGCAGCAATTAACATCGTTTCTTGACCTAAAAGAAGGaattaattataaaatcatgATCGAAACATACACTCCAACATACATACCATTTTTATGTTCTGAAGGTCAATGCATCATGCTTGGCAACGGCAATAGTCATCAGTAGTAGCGTTAGCTTTGTAttaagtgtatatatatataacaatgacTAGACTGATAACTCCCAAGTCTCCAATGCCGTTTCTCAAGTATTGATAACTCCAATGCATTCATATATGTATTGGCGGTTACAACAAAGACTAGAATATCCAAAGTAGCAACCAAAACTTTGTTTAAGAGAATAATATAAAAGAACTAAAAAATGGAGATGCGGGGTATCGATCCCCGTACCTCTCGCATGCTAAGCGAGCGCTCTACCATCTGAGCTACATCCCCATCTGAGATAAGGtcctattaatattatattagaaTTATGTTTTATTTTACTAATAAAACAAAGAATGTAATAATTGCCCTTCCACTATTGCAATTCGTGGGGACACACTACTGGTCTATTAACTTTGCAACAGGCCCAACACATTTCTTGACCATGTTTGTATTGTTGTATAAGCATCCTTTCATTCTTTTGGGTTATCAATTTGAATCAGCCCATTCCGGCCCAAAAGAGTAAAATAACATCAAGCAATGGATAGTTCCCGTCTCTANNNNNNNNNNNNNNNNNNNNNNNNNNNNNNNNNNNNgttttgtttttttttttttttttatcaaagatagaagactcgaacccgtaactttttaattgagtatggagagattatgtcatttgagctataagtcattattaaaaagaaagaaaaaagtctGTCTCATGTAGTAGCTAGAATctcgatttaactcttaaaatcttccgatattacgattttaaatgagtttatcgattttataaaatttgtacTAAAAATCTGATAATTTTATGATTTAAATCTTGTTAAGATTTTacattttatgttttttatttattttttgattttacGTAAAATCTCGATTTTCTGCCTATCCCTCATCACTCACAATTTGCCACTTCCTCTTCGCTCCTCCCTCAAAAAGAACAAGCTCTTCCTCTTCCCCCCAAAAAACCCTAGCGTCTTCCATCGCCGCCGCCGTTCCTTTCACTGCCGCCGTCCGTCGCGCCCAAGAGCTTCGTCTGTTCGTCGTGCTCCAGCCTCTCTCTTCATTCCCCTGTTCCTCGTCTGTTCTTCTCGCTGCTCAGCCGCGCTTTGCCCGCCGTCCCTCGTCGTGCTCGTAGCTTGGTCGCCGTCGTCCGTCGAATCGTCCGTCGTGCTCGACCCTCGAAGGTAATGGCTGCCGTTCGTTGTGCTTCgtcttttattttttcatttttttcagacATCATATTAAAATACTGAATGATTAGCTTTAGCTCTGCTCACTGCTGTAGgtcttcgttttttttttaattttttgttcagAAATCATATTGACCATCCTTATTGCTCACTGCTCAGTGTTCACTCCTCATTCCTCAATGTTCAGAAATCATTTTTTGTTCTTCGTTTGTGAAATTGTTAATGGTTACTCTGAGTTTGTTTTGTTCAGAAATCAAACTTTTTTGCTCAATGCTCATACTGTgagtgttttgtttttgttttaaggTCGTGCTTGAAAGAGGTATTGATTTCTGagtgttgttttgtttttgttttaaggTTCTGTTTTGTGCTCAATTTTTATTTTGTAGAAAATTGTTTGAAGTATATAAGAATTAAGGAGGAAGACTATCCCAACAGCACTTTCTTGTTGATTGATTCTAGTTCTCCACAAACTTGAACAAAGAATAGAATTGAAGAGAGAAACCCTTCATTATTTTATCATTGGTCTGTTTCTGGCACGGCACATCATTGTagtttgtttgtttatttattcatTGAACTTTCACATAACCAGTTGTTTATGATCCTTTTTGTTCAGAATAAATTATTACTATTTGAGCATGCAAATACTTCATTTTAATTATTGAGACTTCCTTTATGATTTACATTGGCAACTTTGTTGAAGTAAAAAAAATGCAGTGCTATGGGCGATGAAAAAGTgtagaaaattgaaaagaatttccaataataatataacaagtaactaattaaacctatttttatTAACTCACACCCCTATTCGTTGcacattaaaaaatattaaacttTGCAATAGAACATGCTTCTGAACTAATGGCAATTGATGCAATtcttcatattttatttgttattttattataaaacgatttttttttgttaaattacgGTTGAATCGATTggaccaataaactaataaatcaATAATTAGAGCAGTTTATTGATCGGtctgatttttaaaatcttaaaaaatataCCTATCTCAATTACAGTATTGAATTAATTCTACTGAGATTGAGTTATAAATCCAAtttgttttacttgttattttgCTGTCATTGATTCAAAAGAGAAATATGGCTATAATTCTGCATTGGATTTACTATATGGCTTCAAAATAAGGGTTGGGTGAAGTTCAGACAAGGAGATGGTTTACTCATAGGAAAAGAGAATGAAGTTAAGAagcaaagaacaaaagattaccTAATTTATGAAAATGAAAAACTCAGTAATGGAAACCTAATTTATAAAGGTTATTCTGCTTCtttattgtgttttttttttttggtttagttaATTTAATTGTTCAGTTTTCTTGTGTTCTGGGCTTCTTACTGTACTGTGGAATTGCTTCTTCCTGTTCAAATTGGAGATTACCGATTTCTTTTCCTCCTTGCACCATACTAAATTTTGGGGCCTCAAATTTCGGTTGCCTATGATGGATGATTATTATCTACTGTTGTTATATCTGGAACTGATATGTTTGACCAAGCTTAGAAGTCCTATTGTTAATgtgttatatatatatgaagATTGAGAAACTTAAATGAAAAAACCAAGTTTCGACCAATTTTAATTGATACAATGCTTTAATTGCTCTGCACCCTATCTCACAATATATGCcactttgaatttttaataatttatgttatatttaattaaaccggttcaaTTACGGTTTGATTTCGGTTGAACCATTAAACCATTGAACCAGTCACTCGATCTGTACATTGACTGGTCCAGTTCTCACAACTTTGCTCTGCATATATGTTGAATAGATATAGATTattttacaaaataattaaactttatataaattattattttatttttaaatttttttttttgtaatttttcatttttcttaacaAAAGCAAAGAACGCAGAGAATCCTAGCTCATTGCTTCTTCTTCCATTCTTGGCGTCAAACACACACACCTTCCATGGAGTTCATTGCTTCTTCTTCCACCTTCTGCCCCGTCGCAACTCCCCCTCCAACTTCCTCACTCCcacctcattcttcttcttctactgctTCCTTCCCCTTTCCTCCTCCTTCTCTCAGAGGCTGCGCTTGCAGAGCCATACCCAGCACCCACACCACCCAGAAGGAGAAGAACGGCATGCTCGGAGCTCGTTCCTCTGATTTGGACCAACTTTCTGGTTTGACTGCTTTGTCCCCATTGGATGGCCGCTATTGGGGGTTCGTTAAGGAATTGGCTCCTTTTATGAGTGAATATGGCCTCATCTACTATAGGGTTCTTGTTGAGGTACCTTACATATCCCATTTACGCTTTCTGcttgatttttattaaaaaaaatgttcttTAGGAAAATTTAGAGAACCCCgtttttgaaaaacttgttttGTGTGCAtgtttgatgtgagagttgcttTGTTATGTTCTTATGCTTCGGTTTTCATAGGAAATGATCGAACTTGTtaagtttttctttttaaatttaacttttaaTAATGCTTTGGCATGTTGAAATACATGGTCACAGAGGAAGAGCTGAAAATAATTTAGAGAAAACCAGCAATGAAAATTTACTAGAATGCGAAAGATTGATTACAATTGATTTACCACTTGAACTACCAAACTTCTATATACTCTAATAAATGGAATACAAGTGGATTGGTATGATTCAAGGTCATGCTTTTTATGTTAACATATGAGATGGATGCGTTTTTGTGTCAGATAAAATGGTTGTTGAAGCTGTCTCAGATTCCTGAAATTGTTGAGGTTCCGAGTTTCAGTGAAGATGCCAAGTCTTATTTACAAGGCGTGATTGATGGCTTTAGCGTGAGTGATGCCTTAGAGATAAAGAATATTGAGAAGGTGACTAATCATGATGTTAAGGCAGTGGAGTACTTCTTGAAACAAAAATGCCAATCGAATGCTGAAGTGTCTAAGGTTGAGATTTGCTTAAGGTGTTTCGTCTTGTGATTATATGCTTCTTTCTGACTAACAGCTCCGATGGTTCACTGTTTCCACAGGTGCTTGAATTTTTTCACTTTGCTTGCACGTCTGAGGATATAAATAACCTCGCCCATGGGTTGATGCTGAAAGAAGCAATGGGATCTGTCATGTTTCCTGTCAtggataaaataattaaatcctTGTGTAACATGGCTAAAGATAATGCTCAAGTCCCAATGCTTTCTCGCACTCATGGACAGGTAAGCTAATTTGTGCATTAGTTGGTAGATTTTCGTTGTTGAACAATCTTTACTGAAATTCGCTTTCTCTGGACTATACCCCAGCCAGCTTCACCAACAACTTTGGGAAAGGAAATGGCTATATTTGCTGTGAGATTAAGCAGAGAAAGGAAGGAATTATCTCAGGTTGAGTTTTTGGGGAAATTCGCTGGTGCGGTTGGAAATTACAATGCACATGTTGTTGCATACCCTGATGTTAACTGGCCTCAAATTGCAGAAGAGTTTGTAAAATCTCTAGGATTAAGTTTTAATCCTTATGTTCCTCAGGTATGTTTGAAGTTTTTACCTTTTTCTGGTTCTTTTCATGCCTAACAGGCCCTTTTGCAACCTGATAAAAAATAAATCTTGTTATGTGTATACACATTGTCATACAAATTTTGCCATCAGCAGTTAGTGAAACTAAATTTTATTGTGTGTCGGATACTTACAAAATTGAGTTCACACTATGTGGTAGTTATCGATTATACCTACTTCTTGATGAGATTATGATTTGATGTATCCTTCTGACTAGATTACTTCACTTCTTAACAGATTGAAACTCATGACTATATGGCAAAGCTATTTCATTCGCTCATCCAGTTCAACAATATATTAATTGACTTTGATAGAGACTTATGGGGCTATATATCCTTGGGCTATTTTAAGCAGGTAGATTTCCTGATATAATAGCTATAACAGTGTGATGCTATACTTTTAGGTAGACAATCTTTTTGATGTTCTAAACTTTATGCACAGATCACAAAGGCTGGGGAGATTGGGTCGTCAACTATGCCTCACAAAGTGAATCctattgattttgaaaatagtgAAGGTAATCTAGGTGTTGCTAATGGAGGTCTGTCTCATCTAAGCATGAAATTGCCGATTTCACGTTGGCAGGTAAGACCGACTTTACTAATATGGTTGTCTGGAATCTGATTATTGTAACTTCTTGTGCTAGGTTATAACCTACAGACCTTTTTGGCCTGATTAGCAATGATAGTCTAATTACACgatgtttctttttttcttctgttTTACCAGAGGGACTTGACCGATTCAACTGTCTTACGGAACATGGGTGTAGGAATTGGTCATTCCCTTCTTGCTTACAAAAGCACACTTAAAGGAATAGGAAAGCTTCAGGTATTCAACTTGACGATGGATTTTTACTTCTCTCTTAGAGTATGCATGATTATGTTCCAATAGTAGATGATACCTTTTGTTTATGTCAACTGTTTTGCTATACTATTTATCAGCAAGTTGAATGTACATGCTTAAAGAATATTTTCcttgtgttcttttttttttttttttttcacatcaaGCTTTCTCTTAATGTTATCATTTACCATATAGGTTAACGAAGCTCGCTTGAGTGAAGACTTGAAACAATGCTGGGAGGTGCTAGCTGAACCAATACAAACTGTATGTATATGCTACCTAGATTTTTACATGAGTAtttggttttatatttcttttgttaagaaGAACAAATATTGAATGCTTAAAACATGTACATAACTTGAATTTATTGTCGAGATGTATTATTTACTTGTCATAGGATATAGATGATGTTAAATTCTCAAGTTAACTCTTAAACTCTTACGAGTTTAGATCACTCAGAGTTAACTTGCTAATTAACTCGGATGTGGATAAACTCAGGTAGACTCTTAAGTTTACTATTTTAACCCACCTTCGGTCTCTTCAAGTATCAATACATGTAGTTTCACTAAAACTCCTTTAGTTAGACTTTTAAAAATAATGATATGATATTTAGACATAATATATGTTAATTTTTAGCATCAGACATTAATGGTTTTATtcaccccctttttttttttaaatttgtatttactATTTTGTCGTTTATTTGTTTCATTATAATATTATAAATGTGTCTTTTATATCCCTTTTTATCGTTGTTCTTAAAACAAGAGTTGTAGTTTACGAGTCGAGGTTACATGAGCTCTACTAGTTTACCTAAACTCCCAAATTTGACAACTTTGATAGTTATCTACTTGTTACATCATAAGAAGCAAATTATTCTTTCAACTTTTTACTCATTAGTAATGTAATTGCAATTTACTAGCAGCAAACACACTTTAGCTGCATGAAAAGGGGAAAAAGGTGAACATGAGACAGCTCAGAATTACATATCTTAGctgcatacttctcttgatgttGCTTGTTGTCGTCCTCTTCAAGAACTTGTGTGTAATTGTTTTCGAATCTTCATTTAGGTTATGCGAAGATATGGTGTTCCGGAGCCTTATGAGAAGTTAAAAGAGCTTACCAGAGGGAGAGCGGTTACAAAAGAGAGCATAAGAGACTTCATTGAAGGCTTAGATATTCCGGAAGCTGCAAAGACGGATCTGTTAAAGTTGACACCGGATACTTACATTGGAGCAGCAGCAGAATTGGCGAGAACTGTGGAACACGCAGTGGATTTGTTATGAAtcgaatacaaaaaaaaaaaaaaaaattctcaaaaataGCAATTNNNNNNNNNNNNNNNNNNNNNNNNNNNNNNNNNNNNNNNNNNNNNNNNNNNNNNNNNNNNNNNNNNNNNNNNNNNNNNNNNNNNNNNNNNNNNNNNNNNNNNNNNNNNNNNNNNNNNNNNNNNNNNNNNNNNNNNNNNNNNNNNNNNNNNNNNNNNNNNNNNNNNNNNNNNNNNNNNNNNNNNNNNNNNNNNNNNNNNNNNNNNNNNNNNNNNNNNNNNNNNNNNNNNNNNNNNNNNNNNNNNNNNNNNNNNNNNNNNNNNNNNNNNNNNNNNNNNNNNNNNNNNNNNNNNNNNNNNNNNNNNNNNNNNNNNNNNNNNNNNNNNNNNNNNNNNNNNNNNNNNNNNNNNNNNNNNNNNNNNNNNNNNNNNNNNNNNNNNNNNNNNNNNNNNNNNNNNNNNNNNNNNNNNNNNNNNNNNGCAGAACTGCCAAGGCATTTTCGTCATAGAACCTCACCAACCAAGGGTGATTATTAGTTGCTTGAAAAACATTTAAATTACATGCTGCACATTGTTGTAGAAGAGGACATAATGTTCCCTGATTATGAAAAACTATAGGGAATAAGGGATTTTGGAAGTGATAGGCAAATTGTATTATAGATTTTCATGCTTCAGAAAGGCCTGAAAAATAACGAATTAGGTTTGAAGTTATACCTTTCTTCTATTGGAGTCAATATTCTTCGAGTTGTGTAGAACTACTTAGAAAGCAAAAGTCTCTTTACCAGTTTTATTTTACACCTTATTTCTTGTTGGAGTGCATGGCATTAAGCTACCATTGTTAAGTAACAGGGAACTTCTGAAATCTCCACAAACAAAAGGCCAGCCGATCACTCGCCGATCTCGAGAATATCGCCGGTCAACCTGGACCGACCCGTGACCAACCTTTGGCCAATTACTGGCTGACACTAACGGACGTCTGTCAAATTGGTTTGAACTAATTACTTATATATAAATAGGTTAAAATCAATAGTGTTAAAAACTTTTAATATGAAACCAGATTAATCttgcttttaaaattaaaattagttttatttttattaatatggtttaaaatttaaaatgatgcATCAAATTGTAAATTGGTTTTAAATAAATCCAATTTATTACGTAGAAAAGTGGTTTGGTACAGTTTTCAAACTATAGTATAATAATTTGACACAATT includes:
- the LOC107606618 gene encoding uncharacterized protein LOC107606618; this translates as MVERSLSMRELNHFKKLLPQEANNNDVGNGKWHGSISAIICAPIEQVWSLVSQTKRLSEWMPMVERCTTLSGNEDEPGYVRLVSGFMFPQQDGDRSWIKEKLVSMDSSTHNYVYRMEACNVGLDGSVNSLRLIEYRDNSTLINWSFEINPLEDASEDSIVDYLGFVYKSCINRIEGAIEAASRRSV
- the LOC107609122 gene encoding uncharacterized protein LOC107609122 isoform X2 encodes the protein MFFIYFLILRKISIFCLSLITHNLPLPLRSSLKKNKLFLFPPKNPSVFHRRRRSFHCRRPSRPRASSVRRAPASLFIPLFLVCSSRCSAALCPPSLVVLVAWSPSSVESSVVLDPRSEDAKSYLQGVIDGFSVSDALEIKNIEKVTNHDVKAVEYFLKQKCQSNAEVSKVLEFFHFACTSEDINNLAHGLMLKEAMGSVMFPVMDKIIKSLCNMAKDNAQVPMLSRTHGQPASPTTLGKEMAIFAVRLSRERKELSQVEFLGKFAGAVGNYNAHVVAYPDVNWPQIAEEFVKSLGLSFNPYVPQIETHDYMAKLFHSLIQFNNILIDFDRDLWGYISLGYFKQITKAGEIGSSTMPHKVNPIDFENSEGNLGVANGGLSHLSMKLPISRWQRDLTDSTVLRNMGVGIGHSLLAYKSTLKGIGKLQVNEARLSEDLKQCWEVLAEPIQTVMRRYGVPEPYEKLKELTRGRAVTKESIRDFIEGLDIPEAAKTDLLKLTPDTYIGAAAELARTVEHAVDLL
- the LOC107609122 gene encoding uncharacterized protein LOC107609122 isoform X1, with the protein product MEFIASSSTFCPVATPPPTSSLPPHSSSSTASFPFPPPSLRGCACRAIPSTHTTQKEKNGMLGARSSDLDQLSGLTALSPLDGRYWGFVKELAPFMSEYGLIYYRVLVEIKWLLKLSQIPEIVEVPSFSEDAKSYLQGVIDGFSVSDALEIKNIEKVTNHDVKAVEYFLKQKCQSNAEVSKVLEFFHFACTSEDINNLAHGLMLKEAMGSVMFPVMDKIIKSLCNMAKDNAQVPMLSRTHGQPASPTTLGKEMAIFAVRLSRERKELSQVEFLGKFAGAVGNYNAHVVAYPDVNWPQIAEEFVKSLGLSFNPYVPQIETHDYMAKLFHSLIQFNNILIDFDRDLWGYISLGYFKQITKAGEIGSSTMPHKVNPIDFENSEGNLGVANGGLSHLSMKLPISRWQRDLTDSTVLRNMGVGIGHSLLAYKSTLKGIGKLQVNEARLSEDLKQCWEVLAEPIQTVMRRYGVPEPYEKLKELTRGRAVTKESIRDFIEGLDIPEAAKTDLLKLTPDTYIGAAAELARTVEHAVDLL